ATTTAATATTCATTTTTTTCGGCTAATAATAGCCTATCGTTTGTCTTGTATACGCTTGTATGGTAAGCTTAAAGCAGTGTTCGGGTCGCCCCGACATAACGATATCAGTATCTACATACGGGGGGCAATATGCACAAGATAAACATCGCCATTGATGGACCGGCTGGTTCGGGAAAGAGTACAGTCGCGAAAGAAGTCGCTAACGAATTATCGTACCTATACATCGATACAGGGGCGATGTATCGTGCGCTCACTTTTCGTGCATTACAAGCGCAAGTATCCGAACAAGATGAACAATCGCTTATCCAAATCCTAAAAGAGATGGAGATTACCCTCGAACAACAAAGGGATGGCGACGTGCAGGTGCTTGTGAACGGAGAGCGGCTCGGAGAGGAAATTCGCACACAAACTGTTACAGCAAAGGTCTCCGAAGTTTCCGCCCATCGAAGAATTCGGGAAGAGATGGTGGCCAGACAGCAACAGTTAGCGAAACAGAGAGGGGTCGTCCTCGATGGGAGGGATATCGGTACTTACGTACTTCCCGGTGCCGAATTGAAAATATACATGGATGCATCCGTGGAAGAAAGAGCGAAACGAAGGCATTTGGAAAATATAGGGAAACAGCGTCCTTCTGATATAACGACCACGAAAGAAGAAATCAAGCGGCGTGACGGGCTTGACCGGGAGCGGCCGATTGCTCCTTTGCAGCAAGCAGAGGATGCGGTGCGCATCGATACGACAAACCGAGCGATCGAAGAAGTGGTCGTGCACATTTGCGGTATTGCCCGGGAGAAGGAGAATGAGGATTGATGTTATACAGGATCGGTCGACTGATTTGCCGTATCGTTTTATCGTTGGTTTTTTTCGCCAAAATTAAGGGAAGAGAACATATACCGGCAGAAGGACCCGTCATTATTTGCAGCAATCATAAGAGCAATCTTGATCCCCCTCTGCTCGGCTCTTACATCAAACGCCCTCTACGATTTATGGCGAAAGAAGAGATGTTCTCCTCAAAATGGTCTGAGGCTTTATTTACAAGGCTGGGGGCCTTCCCGGTAAAAAGAGGGGGCAGTGATCGCGGAGCCCTTCGAAAAGGGATAAGTGTTCTCGGAAACGGAGAAATGATGCTCCTTTTTCCGGAAGGAAACCGCAGTAAGACGGGTGAAATGAAAGAAGAAGGGCTTGCCGGCGCCGGCTTTTTTGCATTGAAAAGTGACGCGGTTGTCATCCCCGCGTATATACGGGGTACATACAAGCCTTTTCGCAGAGTAGGACTTCGCTACGGGCCACCTGTTCCACTCGAAGATTTACGAAATGAAAAAGCATCAGCCCGGGAAGTAACCGAGCAAATCATGAGCCATATCCGGATGCTGAGAGATGAAACAGAAGGTCCGAAAGAACGTTAACATCATTCTTTCATTTCATTGAAAGGGTTTTGTATTAGAAAATTTGGCTTATCGCCAAGCTTTTATGGCGAAAGCCATCGTTGCACTTATGCAGGTAAGAAAGTTGATTATAATTTCTTACTTGCGAAAAAGAGTTTTGTTCCCGACAAGGGTAAGGAGGCCAACCGGCAATGGACGAAGAGATGAACAATGAAATGGCAAATGTAAAGGAATTTAATGTTGACGATATCGTCAGCGGAAAAGTAACGAAAGTAGAAGAAAAGCAAGCGTTTGTCGACGCTGGATACAAAGTAGACGGCATCATTCCGATCAGTGAAATTTCCAGCTTACATGTGGAAAAAGTATCGGATGTTTTAAACGAGGGCGAAGAAGTGGAGCTTAAGGTCATTAAAGTGGAAGATGATGAACTTGTCCTTTCCCTTCGCGGGGCACGTGCCGAAAAAGCTTGGGCATCTTTGCAAGAAACATTTGAGCAAGGGAATCTGATCGAAGCAGAGGTAGCAGAGATCGTCAAAGGGGGCCTCGTCGTTGATGTAGGGGTCCGCGGTTTCATTCCGGCATCGCTCGTGGAACAGCATTTTGTCGAAGACTTCTCTGACTACAAAGGGAAGCAACTGGAACTTAAAATCATTGAAATTGATCCGGACGATAATAAGCTGATCCTTTCGAGAAGAGCAGTGCTTGACGAAGAAGAAGAGCACCGGAAAAAAGATGTGCTTGACCAACTCGAAGTCGGCGCCGAAGTAACAGGAAAAGTTCAACGGTTGACTTCTTTTGGCGCATTCGTTGATGTTGGCGGCGTTGACGGGTTGGTTCATATCTCGCAAATGGCTCATCACCGTGTGGAATCTCCGGGAGAAATCGTAAAAGAAGGCGAAGAAATTCAAGTGAAGATTTTGGGCGTTGATCCGGAAAGAGAACGTGTGTCTTTATCGATTAAAGAAACACTTCCCGGACCTTGGACACTTATTGAAGGCCAGTTTCAAGCGGGAGATGTGATTGACGGCCAGGTAAAAAGGCTTGTCTCCTTCGGTGCGTTTGTGGAAGTTGCTCCGGGAGTGGAAGGGCTTGTTCATATTTCTCAGATCGCCAACCGTCATATCGGCACCCCCGGCGAAGTGTTGGAGGAAGGACAAGCGGTTCAAGTGAAAGTGCTTGATATTAACCCATCGGAACAAAGAATTTCGCTCAGCATTCGTGAGCTTGAAGAAGAAGGCACCCCTGAAAGCAAAGTTCAACGAGAATATGAAGAACCGGAAGAAGACCATACAGGTTTTTCCTTTGGTGACATGATCGGTGATCAGTTGGATAAATATCGTAGGTAACCAATCACTTGAAGACACAAAACGATACAAAAGCAATCGGCGAATCGTTGGATTCGCCGATTGTTTTCCGCTTGTACCTTGAGGATGGTGATCCCCTGTCTATGAATCTTCGTTCCTGTCTATAATGGAGGATGGTTGGACAGGAGGATTCATATGGAGAATTTGCTATTTTTCTGGTTTGCTTGGATGCTTTGGATCGTAGTTGTGTTTTTCATGCAGAGAACCAAGGAACGACCGTTTCTTGCCGCTGCCATATTGGTTACGATTATCTATATCCCCATGCCATTATCGCTCGGTGTTGTCGAATTATCGGCGGCATACGGGATTATTATCGCGCTTGCTTGTATATGGACCGGTTTTTTGCCGGGCGCCTATAAATGGAAGGTTATTGTACTTGCCGTTGCACTCATGCTATTATATGCAAGTTTTCAGCTAATGGTTTGGTATAATCCGGTTATTTTTCTGCTGGGTGAAACGTGGATTCCTGCTGTCATCCTTTCTTTTGTAACGATATTTTTACATGGCCACGCGGGAAGCCGGTATCCATTGGTTCTGCTGGCCATTGCTTTTGGGGAGTTGATTGCTGCCGTAACGGTTATGCCGTTAACGGGGAATTTATACTTGGCAGATGCTTTTTTTTATAATACGTTGGCCACTGTTCTTGTACTCCTGGTGTGTTGGCATTGGTTGGAGCAATTAGCATGGAGACTGGTGAAGGTGAGCAATGTCAAACGATCAAGCGACCTGCCATTTTAGATAAATCGGATAAGGTGCGTAAAGATTGACAAATAGGAGGAAGGAAAAATGACAAAACCGGTCGTTGCGATTGTGGGCCGTCCAAATGTGGGGAAATCAACGATTTTCAATCGTATTGTCGGCGAGCGGATCGCCATTGTCGAAGACACCCCGGGGGTTACTCGCGATCGTATATATGGAGAAGGAGAGTGGCTTAACCGCACGTTTCATTTAATTGATACAGGCGGGATTACTTTTGGTGAGGAACCGTTATTGGAACAAATGCGCCATCAGGCCGAAATAGCAATAGAAGAAGCGGATATTATCTTATTGCTCGTGAACGGTCGTGATGGGGTGACTGCAGCTGATGAAGAAGTTTCGAATCTGTTGTACCGTTCGAATAAACCGGTCGTGATCGGCGTGAATAAAATAGATAACCCGGAGATGCAGACGCAAGTGTATGATTTCTATCAACTGGGGCTCGGGGAGCCTTTTCCAATATCAGGGTCACACGGACGTGGCCTCGGTGATATGCTGGATGAAATGTTCACCCATTTTCCCGCGAACGAGGAAGACGACCTTGAACCTGACACGATCCATTTTGCCGTGATCGGACGTCCCAACGTCGGAAAATCTTCTTTGGTGAACGCGATTCTCGGAGAAGAACGAGTAATTGTAAGCGAGATTGCAGGCACGACTAGAGATGCTGTTGATACTGCGTTTACGAAGGATGGACAAAAATATCGCATTGTTGATACGGCGGGAATGAGGAAACGGGGGAAAGTATACGAAAATACGGAAAAATACAGTGTCTTACGAGCCCAGCGGGCGTTGGAACGGGCGAATGTCGTGCTCGTTGTCATTGACGGCGAGGAAGGCATCATAGAACAGGATAAAAAAATCGCAGGTTATGCCCATGAGTCGGGCAGAGGTGTTATGATTGTCGTAAACAAATGGGACGCCATTTCAAAAGATGATCGTACGATGAATGAATTTACGGAGCAGATCCGTAAAGGATTTGCGTTTCTTTCTTACGCACCGATTGCATTCGTATCTGCAAAAACGCATCAACGCGTTCAAAAAGTTATTCCCGTCGTTCAGCGGGTTTCGGAAAATCATCAAATGCATGTGCCGACCCATGTGGTTAATGATGTGATCCTCGATGCCGTTTCCATGAACCCGACACCGACCTCTGGGACAAAACGATTGCGTATTAATTATGCCACCCAAGTGGCTGTCGGTCCACCCACTTTCATCGTATTTGTGAACGATCCGGAGTTGCTCCATTTTTCTTATCGGCGATTTTTGGAAAACAGTTTGCGAGAAGCTTTCGCATTTGAGGGGACACCTTTAAAGGTGATTGCCCGTAAAAA
The Salicibibacter kimchii DNA segment above includes these coding regions:
- the rpsA gene encoding 30S ribosomal protein S1; amino-acid sequence: MDEEMNNEMANVKEFNVDDIVSGKVTKVEEKQAFVDAGYKVDGIIPISEISSLHVEKVSDVLNEGEEVELKVIKVEDDELVLSLRGARAEKAWASLQETFEQGNLIEAEVAEIVKGGLVVDVGVRGFIPASLVEQHFVEDFSDYKGKQLELKIIEIDPDDNKLILSRRAVLDEEEEHRKKDVLDQLEVGAEVTGKVQRLTSFGAFVDVGGVDGLVHISQMAHHRVESPGEIVKEGEEIQVKILGVDPERERVSLSIKETLPGPWTLIEGQFQAGDVIDGQVKRLVSFGAFVEVAPGVEGLVHISQIANRHIGTPGEVLEEGQAVQVKVLDINPSEQRISLSIRELEEEGTPESKVQREYEEPEEDHTGFSFGDMIGDQLDKYRR
- a CDS encoding lysophospholipid acyltransferase family protein, encoding MLYRIGRLICRIVLSLVFFAKIKGREHIPAEGPVIICSNHKSNLDPPLLGSYIKRPLRFMAKEEMFSSKWSEALFTRLGAFPVKRGGSDRGALRKGISVLGNGEMMLLFPEGNRSKTGEMKEEGLAGAGFFALKSDAVVIPAYIRGTYKPFRRVGLRYGPPVPLEDLRNEKASAREVTEQIMSHIRMLRDETEGPKER
- the der gene encoding ribosome biogenesis GTPase Der, which encodes MTKPVVAIVGRPNVGKSTIFNRIVGERIAIVEDTPGVTRDRIYGEGEWLNRTFHLIDTGGITFGEEPLLEQMRHQAEIAIEEADIILLLVNGRDGVTAADEEVSNLLYRSNKPVVIGVNKIDNPEMQTQVYDFYQLGLGEPFPISGSHGRGLGDMLDEMFTHFPANEEDDLEPDTIHFAVIGRPNVGKSSLVNAILGEERVIVSEIAGTTRDAVDTAFTKDGQKYRIVDTAGMRKRGKVYENTEKYSVLRAQRALERANVVLVVIDGEEGIIEQDKKIAGYAHESGRGVMIVVNKWDAISKDDRTMNEFTEQIRKGFAFLSYAPIAFVSAKTHQRVQKVIPVVQRVSENHQMHVPTHVVNDVILDAVSMNPTPTSGTKRLRINYATQVAVGPPTFIVFVNDPELLHFSYRRFLENSLREAFAFEGTPLKVIARKKNDP
- the cmk gene encoding (d)CMP kinase, producing MHKINIAIDGPAGSGKSTVAKEVANELSYLYIDTGAMYRALTFRALQAQVSEQDEQSLIQILKEMEITLEQQRDGDVQVLVNGERLGEEIRTQTVTAKVSEVSAHRRIREEMVARQQQLAKQRGVVLDGRDIGTYVLPGAELKIYMDASVEERAKRRHLENIGKQRPSDITTTKEEIKRRDGLDRERPIAPLQQAEDAVRIDTTNRAIEEVVVHICGIAREKENED